GAGTAAGGCCCCATGTAGATTACATGGTTGATAGGCAGCGTGTGTAAGCGCAGCAATGCGTTCAGCTTAGCTGTACTAATAGGCCGAGGGCTTGGCCATTACAATCCTGATTTACCCCCCGCTGTGCGGTTCTCCATGTGCATTTGTGCACAAGTTTGCTGGTGATAATGCCGGAGAGGGTACACCCGTTCCCATCCCGAACACGGTAGTTAAGCTCTCCAGGGCCGACGGTACTTGGGGCACAAGCCCCCGGAAGAATAGGTCGTCGCCAGCTTATTCATAAAGCCTCCGAATCCTAAGGATTCGGAGGCTTTTCCACTTTCGGCATTTGACAACCGGCCTCGCCCCGTATACACTATGGCCTTGGAAGGATCGTCTCGAGGCCCCCCATGCTCAGAGAACTCGCCGAACTCGCCAAGTACCGCGAACTGCTCCTGAATCTCGTCATCCGGGACATCAAGGTCCGCTACAAGAACTCGGTCCTCGGGTTCTTCTGGTCGCTCCTCAACCCGCTGATGCAGGTCGCGGTGATCACCGTCGTCTTTAAGTTCGTCGGGTTCGCGGACAAGATCCCGAACTACTCCGCCTACGTGCTCTGCGCGTTCCTGCCGTGGACCTTCTTCCAGATGTCCGTGCTCGATGCCGCCCAGTCGGTCCTCCAGCATGGCGACCTCGTCAAGAAGACGTACTTCCCGCGCGAGGTGCTCCCGGCCTCCTTCGTGATCTCGAACCTCGTGCACTTCATCCTGGCGCTGGGTGTGTTCTTCGTCTACCTGCTGATCCTGGGGACGCCGATCCTGACGACCTGGCTCCTGCTCCCGCTGGTCGTGCTGATCCAGTTCATGCTGACGATGGGCGTCGCGTACATAGTCTCGTGCCTGAACGTCTACTACGAGGACGTGAAGTACATGGTCACGGTGTTCCTGAACCTGCTCTTCTACCTCACGCCGATCATCTACTTCGTCGAGATGGTGTGGACGCCCGACTTCGCCACGCGCATCCCGGAGTATTACCGCCCGCTCGGAGTCGCGCTGGCGAGGATACACTATATGAACCCGCTCTCCCTGCTGATCACCACCTATCGGAAGATCCTGCTCCCGCCCGCCAACATCCCAGGCCTGCCGGACCTGCCGCTCAACTATGGCTATCTGACGCTGGCGGGCGCGATGTCATTGGTCGTCCTGATCGCAGGCTACCTGTTCTTCAACAGCAGGAAGCACCGTTTCGCGGAGATGCTCTGATGGTGCCTGACACAGCCCACACACCGACAGTCCTGAGTAGCGAAGCGTATCGAAGGACGGCCTTCCTGCATCGAGCCGTCCTTCGATACACGCCGTCACTCATCGGCGCACTCAGGACTATCGGCTCCGTAGGGAATGACATCCTGGGAGAAGCAAGCTAGTGCCGATGGAAGCTGTCATCATCCGAGACCTGCACAAGTCGTTCCGGCTGAGCCACAACAAAGGCGGCAGCCTGAAGTCGCTCGCGACGTCGTTCCGGCGGAGCACCGTCGAGGAAGTTCATGCGCTTAGAGGCGTCAGCTTCACGGTGGACGCGGGAGAGACTCTCGCCATCATCGGCAAGAACGGCTCCGGGAAGAGCACGCTCCTCGGCACGATGACCGGCATCTACCGCCCGACGAGCGGCGACGTGATCATGAACGGACGCGTCTCATCGCTGCTCGATCTCGGCGCGGGATTCCACCCGGACCTCACCGGCCTGGAGAACATCTACCTCAACGCCTCGATCCTCGGGATCAGTCGCCGGGAGATCCGCAAGCGGCTCGACGCAATCATCTCGTTCGCGCAACTGGAGCGGTTCATCGACGCGCCGATCCGGACCTACTCGAACGGGATGGTCCTGCGCCTCGGGTTCGCCATCGCCACTCAGATCGCCCCCGACATCCTGCTCGTGGACGAGGTGATCGCGGTCGGTGACGAGGAGTTCCAGCAGAAGTGCTACGCGAAGGTCCGCGAGATGCAGCAGGCCGGCAAGACGATCATATTCGTCTCCCACGACCTAAGGGCGGTCCGCACGGTCGCCAACCGCGTCCTCTGGCTCGACGCAGGCGTCATCCGCCAAGACGACGGCGTCGCCCCCGTCCTCGATGCCTACCTCGCTCACGCCCACGAGGCGGATCCGCATTCTGACTCCTGACTCCTGTCTCCTCCCCCTGGTATTCCTACCTGTTTTCCGGCCAATCTCTTGACGTCTGCCGTCAGCAGTAGTAGACTGGCGGTAGTTCCATTTTCCCACCGCAGCCCACCAGAACCACCATCTTTCGTGTACGATGAAGCAAGGAGTGATACTATGCGGTCACACAGCTGGCTCATTCTCATCCTGACATGCGCGTGCGCCCTCGGGCTTTCGATACCGGCGTGGGCGGTCGGGCCGACGGTTTCGAACGTCAGCGGCCACCAGCGGGCGGACGGGTCGCACATCGTGGACATCTACTACGATCTCGCCGATACGGACTCCACCCTGCTTCAGGTGTCAGTGAGGGTCTCGAGTGACGGCGGAAACAGCTATCCCATCACGCCTTCCTCCATCGCCGGCGACGTAGGCCCAAACGTCCGACCGGGCACGAGTCGGCACATCGTTTGGGACTGCGCAACCGACCTGCCAGGTGCCTTTGGGACAACGTATCGCGCTGCGGTAACCGCCAGTGATGAGACGGCGTCCGGATCGAACTGGACCATGCCTCTTCCCGGCGGCAGGAGCATCGAGATGGTCTACGTCCCGGCGGGGTTGTTCCTGATGGGTGGGTCTGGACAGCCTGGCGACGCAGGCGGGTCAGACGTACTGCCACAACACCCAGTCTACCTGTCGGGGTACTGGATCGGCAAGCATGAGGTCACGCGTGGGCAATACAATCGATTCATGCTAGCGGGGGGGTACTACCATTCTGAGTATTGGTCAGCAGAGGGGTGGGCCTGGAAGGGCAGCAGAAATCAGCCTGATGCATGGCTGCCTCTACAAACCTGGGCAACGGGGTGTGAGGGGGAGTACCGGACTTTTGTGCAGACAGATAACCACCCGGTTGTCGGCGTGAGCTATTATGAAGCCGAGGCGTTCGCCAAGTGGGCAGGATGTCGCCTGCCTTCCGAGGCGCAGTGGGAGAAGGCTGCACGATGGGATGGACACCCTCGGATATGGCCCTGGGGGGATGTTTGGGACGTGGAAAGATGTAACAATGCCGCTAACTACACCGGTGACACGCTCTATCCTGGTGCACAGACCGCTCCTGCCGGAAGCTATCCGCTGGGCGTAAGCCCATATGGGTGCCACGATATGGCTGGGAACCTGATGGAGTGGTGTAGGGACTGGTACGATGCTGCATACTACCAGTCTTGGCCCCCGGGCGGCTGGATTGATCCAGAGGGTCCGGGCAGCGGAACGCAGCGTGTTCAGAGGGGCGGTGATTGGCAAGCCTATGGGACGCCAAGGTGTGCCGACCGGAGCTATGAAGGCCCCGGGGTTTCTCATCGCTATGCTGCTTACTGTAATCGCTGGCAGGTGTACGGTTTTCGCTTGGCACGCTGATCAGATCGGACAAACGCTCGTCGCAGTGCTGACTCTCCTGAGGTTTCATCCAGGTGAGCTGCGAATGCATCGAGGAAATCGCCGAATGAGAAGATGGACGAGTCTAGCAGTATCAGTAATAGCCGTTTCGATCTGGCTCCTTGTCCCCGCC
The Armatimonadota bacterium genome window above contains:
- a CDS encoding formylglycine-generating enzyme family protein — protein: MRSHSWLILILTCACALGLSIPAWAVGPTVSNVSGHQRADGSHIVDIYYDLADTDSTLLQVSVRVSSDGGNSYPITPSSIAGDVGPNVRPGTSRHIVWDCATDLPGAFGTTYRAAVTASDETASGSNWTMPLPGGRSIEMVYVPAGLFLMGGSGQPGDAGGSDVLPQHPVYLSGYWIGKHEVTRGQYNRFMLAGGYYHSEYWSAEGWAWKGSRNQPDAWLPLQTWATGCEGEYRTFVQTDNHPVVGVSYYEAEAFAKWAGCRLPSEAQWEKAARWDGHPRIWPWGDVWDVERCNNAANYTGDTLYPGAQTAPAGSYPLGVSPYGCHDMAGNLMEWCRDWYDAAYYQSWPPGGWIDPEGPGSGTQRVQRGGDWQAYGTPRCADRSYEGPGVSHRYAAYCNRWQVYGFRLAR
- a CDS encoding ABC transporter ATP-binding protein, yielding MPMEAVIIRDLHKSFRLSHNKGGSLKSLATSFRRSTVEEVHALRGVSFTVDAGETLAIIGKNGSGKSTLLGTMTGIYRPTSGDVIMNGRVSSLLDLGAGFHPDLTGLENIYLNASILGISRREIRKRLDAIISFAQLERFIDAPIRTYSNGMVLRLGFAIATQIAPDILLVDEVIAVGDEEFQQKCYAKVREMQQAGKTIIFVSHDLRAVRTVANRVLWLDAGVIRQDDGVAPVLDAYLAHAHEADPHSDS
- a CDS encoding ABC transporter permease, giving the protein MLRELAELAKYRELLLNLVIRDIKVRYKNSVLGFFWSLLNPLMQVAVITVVFKFVGFADKIPNYSAYVLCAFLPWTFFQMSVLDAAQSVLQHGDLVKKTYFPREVLPASFVISNLVHFILALGVFFVYLLILGTPILTTWLLLPLVVLIQFMLTMGVAYIVSCLNVYYEDVKYMVTVFLNLLFYLTPIIYFVEMVWTPDFATRIPEYYRPLGVALARIHYMNPLSLLITTYRKILLPPANIPGLPDLPLNYGYLTLAGAMSLVVLIAGYLFFNSRKHRFAEML